From Osmerus mordax isolate fOsmMor3 chromosome 7, fOsmMor3.pri, whole genome shotgun sequence:
TTGTTTTGAAACTGGAACCAACAGATTTGTGATGTGGGGGTTCTGACAGGGGGTTATGGTCTACTAGGTACACAGGGCTGGCTTCCTGACTAAAAGTGAGGCCCAGGCTAGCTTCCTGACTACAACTGAGGCCCAGGCTAGCTTCCTGACTACAACTGAGGCCCAGGCTAGCTTCCTGACTACAACTGAGGCCCAGGCCGGGGAATACGTTCTCCACAGGCACAAACTAGGCTTCTTATGGGTTTGAAAATCCACTGTGCATAAATGTGTGAATGACTATAAGACATGGTTTGGTTATGCATTTCTTCCAATATGTTTATTCCAATATATCAAATGTTATATCTCTtatgtaaaacaaacaaacattgatGGGCTTCATCTTTGGCAAAAGTGGTGTTGTAAGGCATTTAGCAAACAGACTCATATGGTATTTATAGGGCAGATATAAACTATTTAGACATACATAAATAATGAGGATTTAATTCAACAATCCATCTGATGTGGTTCTTTTGTCAAGGGATGGCTGAGTCATAGCAAACAGACCGAATGCAAGCCAGAGTTGAGCCTGGTTTAGTCCCATCTCTCAGCCCTTGACGGATATGTCCTTAGGGGACTTCATCCACACCTCCCTTTCCCCAGGCTCCACCTCCAGCCGGAACAGGACGGTGTACTGGAGAGGGtccggaggaggagaaggagtgtggcgagaggtggggctggaggaggacaggtgaAGGCGGAGGTTGGAGCTCCACTGTCCCTGAGGCCTCACCACTGGACCTTCATACTCCACCTCGACCTCAAGCCTGAGAGGACACACACGTGCGCGGGGTCAAAATATATGCTTTGAACGAAACCATCTAGGCCTACACAGGAACGATGGGATATGGCTAAAGAAAGAAACCTCCATACACAATGTGCTCAATCATTCTGAGACTGGAGCACTTGACACAATGTGCACATCCATTCTGTCTTCATTCAAGGCAGCTTTTAAGTAGCACTTTTTTCAAGGAAAGGCTGTGCCGTCTCATTCTTGTGAAAGCCCCACAACCCACCAGTCCTCCATGTTCCTCTCGATGGTGGAGACAATGGTGTTAACCGCGAAGAAGGTGAACTGCCTCAGGTCCTGCCACACCCAGAAGGTGAGATTGAGAGCCTGTGTCAGCCACACCCCCAGGTCACTCCACCATCCTCCCCGGctcggaggcagagagagacacgttACTTCAAGAGTATAGTCTGTAAGTACGACATAAAGTTGTGCTGAGTTCGAACGGTTGCATGTTTTGCAAGGTTACCTGGGTATGTTTTGGATGTTTATGAGGaaaaggcagagaggcagggtgacgGGTAAGAGCAGGTATGACAGCAATCGCATGGACATGTAGGTCCACAACAATTTGTTGTTGCTTAGATACGCCAGGATGTTGCAGAGCATtgctaaaacacaaacacagatacaacTGACCCAAGGGTCTTGCTAGGAGAGACAGTAAAACgagtttttgtgtatgtgtgtgtgtgtgtgtgtgtgtgtgtgtgtgtgtgtgtgtgtgtgtgtgtgtgtgtgtgtgtgtgtgtgtgtgagggtgtcataCACTTTTGTAACCAGGCAGGCATGACCAGGTATAGATCCTGCTCCAGGCTTGCCAGATCCACTACCAGGGAGCCTTGTCTCTGACGGTCTTTGCTGTCAGTCATAAAGATCCTCAGCTTGTCTTCCCAATCTTCCAGctgttccttcttcttctcctgttcaacctcctcctcctcctctccctcctcctcctctccctcctcctcctctccttctccattcgtctcctccatctttacctctgtctctccccctgtgtcCTCCCCCCAGGCTGCTCCTAgatctgtccatccatcaggAAGCAGGGCCAGGCAGGATTCCGACGGTGTTTTGACCAGTGACAAGTACGAGACCAAGTCTGGGAGAAAAGGGATGACGgataaagaaaaggagagaagagaaacaacTATCTATAAATACCAGGTGGAAATAATAAGTCTTTGCTCATAAATCGCTGCTCAGAAACCAAAGCATCAGAGAACATTTTGACATGGCATCTCTTCCTACTGGCAATAGAAAGACCCTTGCTGTTGGCAAAGAGAACTGTTCAGAAGTGTAACAATATCAGACTCGAACTAACTCCTGTCGTGGAGGAAACGGATGGTGTCCCTGTATCCACTGCTGTAGGCCTTTTCCAAAgtctgaaaagaaaaaagaaaaaaaggaatacCGGTATGTCAAGTTAGTTCATAtaattccgtgtgtgtgtgtgtgttctccagagcCATATGAGGGCTGAAGTTGGGAGTACAGGTCTCTCACCTCTAAATGAAAGGGGTAGAGAGCATGGATGACTCTGAACCCGTTGGCCACATTCACCCTGAAGGAGGCTCCACTTATGACCACGCAATACCACGATGCGCTCTCTTGGCCTTGGGGGCAGATGTCCATCTCGCCGGCAAACGGGGATACGGTGAGGATGTGACTAGATGGCGCCCCTTTCAGCGGCTGAATGCTGGTGAAGCCGCCATCCACGTAATGctagaacacatacacacccatctaATTCAGAGCAAGAAACAGCCATGCTGTCTGGCCATTGTTCTTGATTAGATCCTTTTGAAATACAGTGAGCACTCACCACACCCTTGTAACTTGGGGGCACCATTCCACAGTAACCAGGAAAAAAGCAGCTGCACAATAGTGCCTCCATTAGGAGAAAAATAATCAATTATGATCAAATGTTTGACAGTCATACAAATCAATTTTAAATCTGAACACGTTTTTATTAAGTTGTCTGATAGCTGTCATGCGTCACCAGCACATATGGAAGAAAATTGTAAGAGGCAATTTGTCAACTTCTGTACTTCTAAGTAGTATTGATTTGGCTGTCTTATTGGCAGACGAAACCAACCCTGAAAATAAGAATTGGCGAATATTTAACACCAGTCTGTCCGTCTGCACaccttacattttgaaaatctGAAGGGTTTATTAAAACACAATAGCCTACCGATAAAATGAGAACAAGGAATAGTCATTTCAGTGCGGGCCTACTAACCTGTATCACATCTTCACGGGACTCGTATTTTGACACCAAGGTGTTCTTGCCATCTGGAACTCTGGTCATCGCTACCGCAAGGCGCCCGCTGGCCAGTCGGTGCGCATCGTGCGGTAGAATCTTTCTCATCGTGCGCTCGATCCAATGCAACACATTCCCTGACGGATTCAATGGTCCAAATGCAAGCACCCTCAACTGCCGCACGAAACTTAACAACTCATCCAGAACTCGTTCTGAAAGACAACGTTTTTGAGTGTAGCAAACTGAAAGGTAATTTAAAGTCTGTCTTTTACAGCAAAATGCACCTCAATCCCCAATGCTGAGACGTACAGACTGAAATGATCTTAACACCACACATCGTAGTTTTTGAAGCTTTTGATATTCTCACCCGGTCTCACTTTGCATACCACAGCAGCCGCCACCAGAGAACCGGCAGACGCACCAAAGATTCTCGGTGCAACGTGCAGTACCGTTGGCGCGTGGTTCAGAAAGCACCGCACTACCCCCAGCTGGTAAGTTGATAAGAACCcagagccagagaaagagacggagagctTCTTGTCAGCATATAGAGAACTGGATCTCGCTGATGGACTCATGACttagttatgaccctgcctttTGTAAAGTGAGTGATTGTGTATTCTGCGTCTTGAAGAAGAGACTATGACTTATTGCAAGAGGATGCTTGAGATGTCGCGAACGAGAACCAAGACGAGCTCAAGAAAGGGATTGCATCGCTGGGACACTGGGGTGTTTTTGTAGTCACATCCAGCCGAACTAATCAGCAATTCCACACGCAATTTTTATCAAATCATGGGATTGACATCGATGAATATTAGTTTTGTCTCTTATTTGCGTCACTGATCAGATGTGTAATAAACCTTTATTCGTAAGTTCATGATGCACAGCAAAACCTTCTAGTCCCTCTCACCAGGAGGTTGACTTCGAGGGTGCATATGTCACaaggtggaaggggggagggaaaaggCTTCAGATTCAAAGTATTGTAGTCAAGACCAGCAGCGTcgtcaggggtgggggtggggggggggggggccacggccacccTGAGAAAATTGCTGGTCCCCCCACTAACCCCAGTTCTGCCAGAAAGCTGCTGGATATCAGTAGTTCTCATTTTTGTAGAGTAACATGTAAAAAGTTGTGTTATACCTGTGAGGCATCGGTCAAGTTTGTCCTGAGTTGCAGTCTGACAGACCCACTCATACAGGCATATTGCCGGTGCAGGCCTCGGCTCTGTGGTGCCCCATGCAGACGTGTTAGCTCTCATCTGCAAGAACGATCTGTTGACCTTCACATTCATTTATGAGGCAAGATGCTAAAGGTCACAGAAGGTTGTAATGATTCACTGTATAGACTCATCTCTAAGATGGAGTCTTATTAGTCTtttaacagagagagaaaatgagaggggGAATGACTAGTATTCAATAACTGTATTTGATGATAGGGCAATTGTTTTGGGTGACTCATAACCAGGGGTGGACATTAGCCTAGTACATCTATTTTAGTACTGTAGTTAAGTAAATTCTTCAAGTATCTGCTTTACTTGAGTATAAATATTTTGGAAAGCAAATTACTTTTACTCCACTACATTTGAAACACAAATATGGTACTTTTGACTCCACTACATTTGAAACACAAATATGGTACTTTTGACTCCACTACATCTATGTAGGTTTCCATGACTCATTACTTTGGAACATACCTTTTGAAGTCAGCATATCATTTTTCTTCTCTAAAATGTGGTAGACCATACACTGTGTCCTTTTAAAGAGAAAACACAAAGCTAAAACTCACGTTTAAACGTGGTTTCTGCCTATTTTGAACAGTTAAATTTGAACTTGGCACTGGTGATTATGGCTACGGCGGATAAAAATGACTATTCTtcacaaaatgtaaatgaataacgTGACAAGTATTTGCCAGGAGTATCTATATTTGGATTCAAGTAATTAAGTTGTGTACTTTGTCCACCTCTGCTCAAAGCCCTGCCTGTGACCTGATCACTTGCATAGTCTCAGTCCTGCTGCTGTCATGCGAGATACAGGCTTGTTACCTCGCCTCAACTGCTCAGGCTTCAAGCAACATGCGCATGAGAACAAAAACAAGGAAGTCAGTATGGGCCAACTTCCTCACCAAACCTCTGCTTTCACTCTCACCCACCCTTAGCTTGGAGATCCTGCAGATTGCTAAAGCTGGATCTCACCTGTGTGTAGAACGTTTTGCTCTCCTCACTGCCTTTTTAACCACCTGCATTCTGCACGGACCTGTACAAACTGCATGGGTACGTATCTCATGTCTCCGTCTTTTGTTTTCAGCACAGATGAGGATGAGACGAGAGGAAGAGATTGCTGTAGACTATTGAGGCACAGTTTGCTTCTGGTGAGCATTCCATTCTTAGACTGCCAGTCTGGacaagaaaggagggagggagggaaatcaGAGGAATTGGAACACATGAAATGTAAACGTTCATCTAGCTAGCAGGGTTGTATTGTGCTGACCTATTAGATTTAGACTCAGGTCACATCACATTCCTTaaatgctttctctctctctcagacagacatacacacacacgcccggaGCCAGCTCTCTAACCTCTCTGGTTACACCCATCCAAGCCCCTCCCTTCTTCACATCTGGGACTGTAGAGCAGCGAggcacagccagccagccatccagctcCCCGCTTCtcgtgtgtgttcagactgcaCACATCAGCCCAACGATCCTGTTTCCCCCACAGCAGCCCAGCGCCAGCAGCGCCACTCAACCAGGAAGTTCTGACCAAAGAGCATCTGACCTGACAGCGACTCAGAGGATCCTGCAGGAGCCCGGATTCCAAAACCAACCCCGGTTAACTGCACAGAACGAAAACACTGACAGGTATGTAGCATACATAACTGTTGTGACGATATTCACATCCAGCCCCCGGCTTTTCAACTCTCcttatgtctgtctgtcgctcGTGTTCACACCCTGTCTgtaaccctgtctctctgtttccctctctcttcccttctctgtcTAAATCTGGGAATTGTATGTTTACTGAATAGTTTATGGTTTAGGAAACAACACTAATGCAGTGCTCAGGCTTTTTTAAGCTGATCTTTGATTGGTTAAAAAGGAACTGGGGACTTTCACTCAAATCCCAGCAAGACAGAGATCACAACAGCGTATGTGGTGGTTCCTCTCACATACGGGAAGAGCAGGAAGACAATGAAGGTGCTATGTTTATTAGAATCACTGTACGTCTCCAAACCCAGAGGGAAGATTCATCCCCTGGAAGCAGCTCTAACACTAAGGCATTGGAAATGCACATTTCAAACCCA
This genomic window contains:
- the LOC136946389 gene encoding uncharacterized protein: MTDSKDRQRQGSLVVDLASLEQDLYLVMPAWLQKSMLCNILAYLSNNKLLWTYMSMRLLSYLLLPVTLPLCLFLINIQNIPSRGGWWSDLGVWLTQALNLTFWVWQDLRQFTFFAVNTIVSTIERNMEDWLEVEVEYEGPVVRPQGQWSSNLRLHLSSSSPTSRHTPSPPPDPLQYTVLFRLEVEPGEREVWMKSPKDISVKG
- the LOC136945237 gene encoding patatin-like phospholipase domain-containing protein 2, encoding MRKILPHDAHRLASGRLAVAMTRVPDGKNTLVSKYESREDVIQALLCSCFFPGYCGMVPPSYKGVHYVDGGFTSIQPLKGAPSSHILTVSPFAGEMDICPQGQESASWYCVVISGASFRVNVANGFRVIHALYPFHLETLEKAYSSGYRDTIRFLHDRNLVSYLSLVKTPSESCLALLPDGWTDLGAAWGEDTGGETEVKMEETNGEGEEEEGEEEEGEEEEETS